From a single Pieris rapae chromosome 17, ilPieRapa1.1, whole genome shotgun sequence genomic region:
- the LOC110994111 gene encoding LOW QUALITY PROTEIN: cytosolic carboxypeptidase Nna1-like (The sequence of the model RefSeq protein was modified relative to this genomic sequence to represent the inferred CDS: substituted 3 bases at 3 genomic stop codons): protein MLWWKHLERGQESFIMIEREEQGRDYAENTTLTLTLPNRDPVYRDNLLIANLEQVKSLQASLFPICNKGTFISNFLQNNLKTNQLEINTDIKTFKTIAKLKEPRDLFALPKELDCPQQAPRWPSECQVIEERIQHLTWSPASPEPYYVATGKELKPQPVGEEAGTVIFQYYPMSAVNYFSRSSVGGSRLFISACTSAGGDDELRFESRFESGNLAKAIKITSAYYELHLRTDLYTNRHVQWFYFKVSKTKKQTMYRFSIVNLSKPDSLYNEGMRPLLYSTKDAQLHSIGWRRCGDNIAYYKNEPTCEEEEQFPSYTLTFNIEFPHSDDAVYLAHCYPYTYSDLQEYLSRLQAHPVKSTFSKLRLLCRTLAGNNVYYLTITAPQNQNEMDQKKKKAVIVTARVHPGETPASWMMKGFMDYLTGDSNQARELREKFIFKLVPMLNPDGVIVGNNRCSLTGKDLNRQYRTVIRETYPPVWHTKVMIRRLQEECGIAMYVDLHAHSRKHNIFIYGCESRRNSDKRLQEQVFPLMLHKNAADKFSFENCKFRIQRSKEGTARVVVWMLGVANSYTMEASFGGSELGSRMSTHFSVQDYESLGKTFCETLLDFYDEGPSKERLRTKIVTRLLQEGSNADEPTNIDLSDYSSDEGDTSSSSSDAGLSRIKINSTQLAPPPSPIFPEISKTNEKPRRQLDKLEKISRNEKKKAKRETLQVSRATIDLTSDAMSDLSSECESLGEKSPVRKVHKLLHLQKNKPRRKKKMPPELRIFRAPTSDSPFNSDPEKRPKSRRPRSVSLLNNTTDKPKLKPASWHQFRQLPPTRCHIETKYRKTQPAELQVKLNSLKKNFWTGLQDDSKGPLSWGLSSFGMSSYFTDSEALLKLVPTXLKIKXIXAGFSTNPINRSCSKKLEELEDEKKKNKESKKKKKTKSKYKAKTITEDSMEPISKANKTQKKKGKLKFSKAEFSYQNNTSFTEIPKNTQPTVQKPSLIESKQRTFRKGAFVATAIQTKSKAKDIKQCSDNSETDDSIQNRKKIKKKTKNPKKLQKAASENRLKV from the exons ATGTTATGGTGGAAACATCTGGAACGCGGCCAAGAAAGTTTTATAATGATTGAAAGGGAGGAGCAAGGGAGAGACTATGCCGAAAATACAACATTGACCTTAACTTTGCCAAACCGAGACCCCGTTTACAGAGATAACTTATTGATAGCCAATTTAGAACAAGTAAAATCTTTACAAGCATCATTATTTCCCATATGTAATAAAG gtacgtttatttcaaacttcctacaaaacaatttaaaaacgaaTCAACTAGAAATCAATACagacattaaaacatttaaaacaattgcaaAACTGAAAGAACCTAGGGACTTATTCGCTTTGCCAAAAGAGTTGGATTGCCCACAGCAGGCGCCACGCTGGCCTTCAGAATGTCAA GTAATAGAGGAAAGAATACAGCATTTAACCTGGAGTCCAGCGTCACCTGAACCATATTATGTCGCGACTGGTAAGGAATTAAAACCACAGCCCGTTGGAGAGGAAGCCGGAACAGTAATATTCCAATATTATCCTATGAGCGCTGTTAATTAT TTTAGCCGGTCAAGTGTCGGAGGATCGCGCCTTTTTATATCAGCGTGTACTTCTGCTGGCGGCGATGATGAGTTACGGTTCGAATCTCGCTTTGAGAGTGGAAATCTTGCGAAGGCAATAAAGATCACATCAGCGTACTACGAATTACACCTACGGACTGATCTCTATACAAATAGACATGTTcagtggttttattttaaagtatctaAAACCAAAAAGCAAACGATGTACAG ATTTTCCATAGTAAATTTATCAAAGCCTGATAGTTTATACAATGAGGGCATGCGGCCGTTACTATATTCCACCAAGGACGCACAGCTGCATTCGATCGGTTGGAGACGGTGCGGCGACAATATTGCATACTACAAAAACGAACCtac ATGTGAAGAAGAGGAGCAATTTCCCAGCTATACGCTTACATTCAATATTGAGTTTCCGCATTCAGATGATGCTGTATACCTCGCTCATTGTTACCCATATACATATTCTGATCTACAAGAGTATCTTTCGAGATTACAAGCCCATCCCGTTAAGTCAACATTTTCGAAATTAAGGCTTTTGTGTCGCACGTTAGCTGGGAATAACGTTTATTACTTAACGATCACGGCACCACAAAATCAAAATGAAATGGATCAAAAG aaAAAGAAGGCAGTCATAGTAACAGCAAGAGTACATCCTGGGGAAACACCAGCGTCCTGGATGATGAAAGGTTTCATGGATTACTTAACAGGAGATTCAAATCAGGCTCGGGAATTGAGagaaaaattcattttcaaaTTAGTTCCAATGCTCAATCCGGATGGT GTCATCGTTGGAAATAATCGATGCTCACTAACTGGAAAAGATTTAAATAGACAATATAGAACAGTAATTCGGGAAACTTATCCACCCGTTTGGCATACCAAAGTTATGATTCGAAG GTTACAGGAAGAATGCGGTATCGCGATGTATGTTGATCTGCATGCACATTCACgcaaacataacatttttatctacGGATGCGAAAGTAGGCGAAATTCTGATAAACGTCTACAAGAACAAGTATTTCCGCTgatgttacataaaaatgcaGCTGATAAA ttttcCTTCGAAAATTGCAAGTTTCGCATTCAGCGTAGTAAGGAGGGTACAGCAAGGGTTGTTGTTTGGATGTTGGGTGTAGCCAACAGTTATACAATGGAAGCATCTTTTGGTGGTTCCGAGCTGGGTAGCAGAATGTCAACTCATTTTTCCGTTCAAGACTATGAAAGTTTAGGTAAAACATTTTGCGAAACTCTACTCGATTTTTACGACGAGGGCCCGAGTAAGGAGAGATTGAGAACAAAAATTGTCACACGTCTTTTGCAAGAAGGATCCAATGCTGATGAACCTACTAATATAGACCTGTCAGATTATTCAAG CGATGAAGGAGATACATCAAGTAGCAGTTCAGATGCAGGCCTTTCTCGTATTAAGATAAATTCAACTCAATTAGCACCTCCGCCATCTCCTATTTTCCCCGAGATTAGTAAAACTAATGAA AAACCACGCCGACAACTAGACAAGCTGGAAAAAATTAGtagaaatgaaaagaaaaaggCAAAAAGAGAAACATTAcaa GTTTCAAGAGCTACAATAGATTTAACATCAGATGCGATGTCAGATCTGTCGTCTGAATGTGAATCCCTTGGCGAAAAAAGTCCTGTGCGAAAAGTTCATAAACTACTGcatttacagaaaaataaaccCCGTCGGAAAAAGAAGATGCCTCCTGAGCTAAGGATTTTTCGCGCACCG ACCAGTGATTCCCCTTTTAATTCTGATCCAGAAAAACGGCCAAAATCTAGGAGACCTCGTAGTgtatctttgttaaataacACTACGGATAAACCTAAACTTAAACCAGCATCATGGCATCAATTTAGACAGTTACCACCAACAag ATGCCATATAGAAACCAAATATAGGAAAACACAACCTGCTGAGTTACAAGTAAAACTGAATTCACTTAAGAAAAACTTTTGGACTGGATTGCAAGATGACAGCAAAGGACCTTTATCCTGGGGCCTTTCAAGCTTTGGCATGAGCTCTTACTTCACAGACAGTGAAGCATTACTCAAGTTAGTACCtacttaattgaaaataaagtaaatatgagCAGGATTTTCAACCAATCCAATTAACAGGTCATGTTCAAAAAAATTGGAAGAACTTGAGgatgaaaaaaagaaaaataaagagagcaaaaagaaaaagaaaaccaAGTCCAAATATAAAGCAAAAACAATCACAGAGGATTCAATGGAACCCATAtcaaaagcaaataaaacacaaaagaaAAAGGGGAA gtTAAAATTTAGCAAAGCAGAGTTTTCTTACCAAAATAATACGAGTTTTACTGAAATACCTAAGAACACTCAACCAACTGTGCAAAAACCAAGTCTAATAGAAAGTAAGCAAAGGACATTCCGAAAGGGTGCTTTTGTTGCCACTGCTATACAAACAAAGTCTAAAGCTAAAGACATAAAACAGTGTAGTGACAATTCTGAAACTGATGATTCCATacaaaataggaaaaaaatcaaaaagaaaACTAAGAATCccaaaaaacttcaaaaagcAGCTTCAGAGAACAGACTTAAAGTATGA